A region of Roseobacter litoralis Och 149 DNA encodes the following proteins:
- a CDS encoding BatD family protein, whose translation MTRLRSLLFSLVLGFCAGTALAQDPLVEVDFEENTTIPGQPLSLRVTVLVPTWLPKPVVFPSLEAPNILVQLSEGSTSPVSRTIEGETWSGVSRRYRVTPMVPGRVQIPAQELSVTWAEPGKTDPLQQTFTLEPIVIEGRVPEGAEDLSPFIAAQNLTLTQEVSEAEMPLKAGESVTITLSAEIEGTSAMFLPALLPVIDLKGVAVYPAEPIIQDKEERGKLSGTRTESVTLVAQSGGGGAFPTIELAWFNLGSKDIETASTDGFEVTVDAPPALVQNADPRVLVLFAVAGLITVALCFAIFRRVSPKLRAVLEARRARKEASEPSAFAKVLHAAKAHDYDGLLRHLDVWASRCHADPRAQVALQSALCALGAARYGPTQTSQSDAWKTLSAVLPQVRAKVLKADQRNQNLPPLNPTESQSQRLA comes from the coding sequence ATGACGCGGCTTCGCTCTTTGCTCTTCAGCCTTGTTTTGGGGTTCTGCGCTGGGACGGCTTTGGCACAGGATCCTCTGGTTGAAGTTGATTTTGAAGAAAACACGACCATCCCGGGCCAACCGCTGTCCTTGCGTGTGACGGTCCTTGTGCCCACGTGGTTGCCCAAACCAGTGGTGTTTCCTTCGCTCGAAGCACCCAACATCCTTGTGCAATTGTCGGAAGGGTCGACCAGCCCGGTAAGCCGCACGATTGAGGGTGAGACATGGTCTGGTGTCTCCCGGCGCTACCGCGTGACGCCCATGGTGCCCGGTCGGGTGCAAATCCCGGCACAAGAGTTGAGCGTGACATGGGCCGAGCCGGGCAAGACAGACCCGTTGCAACAGACCTTCACCCTTGAGCCCATCGTGATCGAGGGGCGCGTGCCAGAGGGGGCGGAAGACCTGTCCCCCTTTATCGCGGCACAGAACCTGACGCTGACGCAGGAGGTGAGTGAGGCAGAGATGCCGCTTAAGGCGGGCGAGAGTGTTACCATTACGCTGAGCGCCGAGATTGAGGGGACCTCGGCGATGTTTCTGCCGGCCCTTCTGCCAGTGATTGACCTCAAGGGCGTCGCTGTTTACCCGGCAGAACCGATCATTCAGGATAAAGAAGAGCGCGGAAAACTGAGCGGTACGCGCACGGAAAGCGTCACGCTTGTTGCGCAAAGCGGTGGCGGCGGGGCGTTTCCAACGATTGAGCTGGCTTGGTTCAACCTTGGGTCAAAGGACATCGAAACCGCCAGCACAGATGGGTTTGAGGTAACGGTCGATGCGCCCCCTGCGCTGGTTCAAAATGCTGATCCGCGTGTTCTGGTTCTTTTTGCTGTGGCGGGATTGATAACTGTTGCCCTGTGTTTTGCGATCTTTCGTCGTGTATCCCCAAAGCTGCGCGCGGTTCTGGAGGCTCGACGGGCGCGCAAGGAGGCGTCGGAACCCTCGGCCTTTGCCAAAGTACTTCACGCGGCGAAGGCCCACGATTATGATGGGCTACTGCGTCATCTTGATGTCTGGGCGTCGCGCTGTCATGCCGATCCGCGCGCACAGGTGGCCTTGCAGTCCGCTCTTTGCGCATTGGGTGCTGCGCGGTATGGTCCAACGCAGACGTCACAGAGTGATGCCTGGAAAACGCTCAGCGCTGTCTTGCCGCAAGTGCGGGCCAAAGTGCTCAAGGCTGATCAAAGAAACCAAAATCTGCCCCCACTGAACCCCACAGAGTCTCAGAGCCAAAGACTGGCCTAA
- a CDS encoding zinc-dependent alcohol dehydrogenase: MRPGRFELQDRPVPTPGMGEVLIRIARVGICGTDIHIFNGHYAADSLPMIPGHEFTGTIEALGPDVTGLRIGDKAVVDTNVGCGTCYWCRRNEILNCPEMRQMGISMDGAFAEYIVVPGRLVIPAPAHMPFEVLALTEPLACVVRAARKANVTFGQSVAVLGAGPIGHLHVQLLRTIGAAPIIVTDISPDRVALALRHGADVGVSDPADVKACVMQATEGRGADIVIESVGLPALYQQALQLIRKGGHVAAFGLTGAGEVLPVDILTTILQENSIKGSVAGSGQDMHDALNFLVHGRIDPTPFLGAEYALDDIQTAFDTFKDRPDDLKTQIVMSD, translated from the coding sequence ATGAGACCGGGACGTTTTGAACTGCAAGACAGGCCGGTCCCGACCCCGGGCATGGGCGAGGTTTTGATACGCATCGCGCGTGTGGGCATCTGTGGCACCGACATTCATATTTTTAACGGGCATTATGCAGCGGATAGTCTGCCAATGATTCCGGGTCATGAATTCACGGGTACGATTGAGGCCCTCGGCCCTGACGTGACCGGGCTGCGTATCGGTGACAAGGCAGTCGTTGATACAAATGTTGGCTGTGGCACCTGTTACTGGTGTCGCCGCAATGAAATCCTGAACTGCCCTGAGATGCGCCAGATGGGGATCAGCATGGACGGGGCCTTTGCCGAATACATCGTGGTTCCGGGCCGGCTGGTTATCCCGGCACCTGCGCATATGCCGTTTGAGGTGCTCGCGCTGACCGAACCGCTGGCCTGCGTTGTGCGCGCTGCGCGGAAAGCCAATGTGACCTTTGGTCAATCCGTCGCCGTGCTGGGGGCGGGTCCGATCGGGCATTTGCATGTGCAACTGCTGCGCACCATTGGCGCGGCACCCATCATTGTGACGGATATTTCGCCGGACCGCGTGGCGCTTGCGCTCAGACACGGTGCAGATGTCGGGGTCAGTGATCCCGCCGACGTCAAGGCCTGCGTGATGCAAGCGACCGAGGGGCGCGGCGCAGATATCGTGATTGAAAGCGTGGGGCTACCAGCGCTTTACCAACAAGCGTTGCAGTTGATCCGCAAGGGCGGCCATGTGGCAGCCTTTGGCCTGACCGGCGCGGGCGAGGTATTGCCTGTCGATATTCTGACGACCATTTTGCAGGAAAACTCGATCAAGGGGTCCGTTGCAGGCTCCGGGCAGGATATGCATGACGCGCTGAATTTTCTGGTGCATGGTCGGATTGATCCCACGCCGTTTCTGGGGGCGGAATACGCGCTGGACGACATTCAGACCGCATTTGACACATTCAAGGA
- a CDS encoding ABC transporter ATP-binding protein: MGFLDIANVTKSYGSTEVLHQVDVSVAEGEFLVLVGPSGCGKSTLLNMIAGLEDITSGTIAIKGQPMNGVHPSKRNIAMVFQSYALYPNMTVGQNITFGLEMHGVPKDERAAAMDKVADMLQITPLLNRKPGQLSGGQRQRVAMGRALVRNPDVFLFDEPLSNLDAKLRVDMRTEIKKLHQRLGTTIVYVTHDQIEAMTLSTRIAVMNGGYVQQLGTPKEIYDDPANVFVASFMGSPSMNLIPAILRRTGGAAVAEITDATGAPVLLPVAVDQGQDGSAVLLGIRPEAVTDPEGADKKARNVVSLKNRIDVTEPAGSDTFITTRFGGKDVVGRMRADAEAYPGEIAELALNMDKAVLFDPKTEDRLR; encoded by the coding sequence ATGGGCTTTCTGGATATTGCAAACGTCACAAAATCCTATGGCAGCACCGAGGTTCTGCATCAGGTGGATGTCTCCGTGGCTGAGGGCGAATTTCTGGTGCTGGTGGGCCCATCCGGCTGCGGAAAATCGACACTGTTGAACATGATTGCAGGGCTGGAAGACATCACCAGCGGGACCATCGCGATCAAGGGTCAGCCGATGAATGGCGTGCATCCGTCCAAGCGCAACATCGCGATGGTGTTTCAGTCTTACGCGCTTTACCCGAATATGACCGTCGGGCAGAACATCACCTTTGGTCTTGAGATGCATGGCGTCCCCAAGGATGAACGCGCCGCTGCGATGGATAAGGTCGCGGATATGTTGCAGATCACGCCATTGTTGAACCGCAAACCCGGTCAGTTGTCCGGTGGGCAACGCCAAAGGGTTGCGATGGGTCGTGCGCTGGTGCGCAACCCGGATGTGTTCCTGTTTGACGAACCATTGTCGAACCTTGATGCCAAGCTGCGCGTCGACATGCGCACTGAGATCAAGAAACTCCATCAGCGGCTTGGTACGACCATCGTTTATGTCACCCATGACCAAATTGAAGCGATGACCCTGTCCACGCGGATTGCCGTGATGAACGGTGGTTATGTGCAGCAACTGGGCACCCCCAAAGAAATCTATGACGATCCTGCGAATGTGTTTGTGGCCAGCTTCATGGGCTCACCTTCGATGAATCTCATACCGGCAATTTTGCGCCGTACGGGTGGTGCCGCAGTGGCCGAAATCACGGATGCCACCGGCGCACCAGTGTTGCTGCCCGTCGCGGTCGATCAGGGGCAGGACGGCAGCGCAGTCCTGTTGGGCATTCGCCCTGAAGCAGTGACGGACCCGGAAGGGGCTGACAAAAAGGCACGTAATGTGGTGTCGTTGAAGAACCGCATCGATGTAACCGAGCCTGCAGGTTCAGATACTTTCATCACGACCCGTTTTGGCGGCAAAGATGTGGTCGGCCGCATGCGCGCCGATGCAGAGGCATACCCCGGCGAAATTGCAGAATTGGCGCTCAACATGGACAAAGCGGTGCTTTTCGATCCCAAGACCGAAGACCGGTTGCGGTGA
- a CDS encoding ABC transporter substrate-binding protein has translation MKKMIKGALIASTCLMGAAQIAQAEDVEVLHWWTSGGEASALNVLKQDLEGQGIGWTDMPVAGGGGEQAMTVLRARVTAGNAPTAVQMLGFDILDWADQGALADLNATAAEQGWDDVVPDALKAFAKVDGKWVSAPVNVHSTNWVWANKSVLDANGIAVPETWDDFVAAVNTLSAAGITPIAHGGQAWQDATVFDAVAMSTGGPEFYKAAFVDLDPDTLNSDTMVETFNRMAFIRDNVDDNFSGRDWNLATAMVMNGEAGFQMMGDWAKGEFLNAGKVPGEDFLCFRFPGTQDQVTFNADQFAMFDQGGEVSAEQAALASAILSPSFQVAFNKVKGSVPARTDVDGSDLDACGQQGMKDLAAAASSGNLFGSMAHGHAAPASVKNAVYDVVTAHFNGEYDAATAAEELATAVEIAQ, from the coding sequence ATGAAGAAAATGATAAAAGGCGCTTTGATCGCCAGCACATGCCTTATGGGTGCGGCACAGATCGCGCAGGCAGAAGATGTAGAAGTTCTGCATTGGTGGACGTCGGGTGGTGAAGCCTCCGCTCTGAATGTCCTCAAGCAAGACCTTGAAGGACAGGGGATCGGCTGGACCGACATGCCCGTTGCGGGCGGCGGCGGCGAACAGGCGATGACTGTTTTGCGCGCGCGGGTCACCGCAGGAAACGCCCCCACGGCGGTGCAGATGCTGGGTTTCGATATTCTGGACTGGGCCGATCAGGGTGCATTGGCGGATCTGAACGCCACTGCTGCTGAACAGGGCTGGGATGACGTAGTGCCGGACGCATTGAAAGCCTTTGCCAAAGTCGACGGCAAATGGGTTTCGGCCCCGGTCAATGTGCATTCGACCAACTGGGTCTGGGCCAATAAATCCGTGCTGGATGCCAATGGTATCGCCGTGCCGGAAACATGGGATGATTTCGTCGCGGCTGTGAACACGCTGAGCGCTGCAGGCATCACACCGATCGCGCATGGCGGACAAGCCTGGCAGGACGCGACCGTATTTGACGCGGTGGCCATGTCCACGGGCGGACCCGAATTCTACAAAGCCGCCTTTGTCGATCTTGATCCCGACACGTTGAACAGCGACACGATGGTCGAAACCTTCAACCGGATGGCTTTTATCCGCGACAATGTGGATGATAACTTCTCGGGCCGTGACTGGAACCTTGCCACCGCCATGGTCATGAATGGCGAAGCTGGTTTCCAGATGATGGGCGACTGGGCCAAGGGCGAATTCCTGAATGCGGGTAAAGTACCGGGCGAGGATTTCCTCTGCTTCCGCTTCCCCGGCACACAGGATCAGGTCACCTTCAACGCGGATCAGTTCGCGATGTTTGATCAGGGTGGTGAAGTCTCTGCTGAACAGGCTGCCTTAGCCAGCGCGATCCTGTCGCCGTCCTTTCAGGTCGCCTTCAACAAGGTCAAAGGCTCCGTGCCTGCGCGGACCGACGTCGATGGCAGCGATCTGGACGCCTGTGGTCAACAGGGAATGAAAGACCTTGCAGCTGCCGCGTCCAGCGGCAATCTGTTCGGCTCCATGGCGCATGGCCATGCAGCACCAGCATCTGTGAAAAACGCGGTCTACGATGTGGTCACCGCGCATTTCAATGGCGAATATGATGCGGCCACCGCTGCAGAAGAACTCGCCACCGCTGTAGAAATCGCTCAGTAA
- a CDS encoding carbohydrate ABC transporter permease has product MAIASSENAMRSGRFTRTLIYLLLLLFALFYLLPLFVMLVNSLKPLSEITGGNMMALPDVWTIQPWLSAWSTAQIGVDPTGLKPYFLNSIAMALPAVLLSTFFGALNGYVLTKWQFRGHNIVFGLLLFSCFIPFQIVLIPMAQSLGVLGLAGSTAGLILVHFVYGIGFTTLYFRNYYAAFPTELVRAAQIDGAGFFRIFWRILLPSSGPIIAVSFIWQFTNIWNDFLFGASFADADSQPMTVALNNLVSSSTGVKEYNVHFAGAIMAALPTLVVYVVAGRYFVRGLMAGSVKG; this is encoded by the coding sequence ATGGCCATCGCTTCTTCTGAAAACGCCATGCGCAGCGGGCGCTTTACCCGAACCTTGATTTACCTGCTGCTGCTGCTCTTTGCGCTCTTCTACCTCTTGCCGCTCTTCGTGATGTTGGTGAACTCCCTAAAACCGCTGAGCGAAATCACCGGGGGCAATATGATGGCCCTGCCCGATGTCTGGACGATCCAACCGTGGCTGTCCGCGTGGTCCACCGCTCAGATCGGGGTAGATCCGACGGGGTTAAAACCCTATTTCCTCAATTCCATCGCGATGGCCTTGCCCGCTGTTTTGCTCTCGACTTTTTTCGGCGCGTTGAACGGTTATGTCCTGACCAAATGGCAGTTCCGTGGCCATAATATCGTTTTTGGCTTGCTGCTCTTTTCCTGCTTCATTCCGTTTCAGATCGTCCTTATCCCCATGGCGCAAAGCCTCGGTGTGCTGGGTCTTGCAGGGTCCACCGCTGGCCTGATACTTGTGCATTTTGTATACGGCATCGGTTTTACCACGCTCTATTTCCGCAACTACTACGCCGCCTTTCCGACCGAGCTGGTGCGCGCTGCGCAGATAGACGGCGCGGGGTTCTTCCGTATCTTCTGGCGCATCCTGTTACCTTCGTCGGGTCCGATCATTGCGGTCAGTTTCATCTGGCAGTTCACCAACATCTGGAATGACTTTCTGTTCGGGGCCAGCTTTGCGGATGCCGACAGCCAACCGATGACCGTGGCGCTGAACAACCTGGTCAGTTCTTCGACCGGGGTGAAAGAATACAACGTGCATTTTGCCGGTGCGATCATGGCGGCCCTGCCGACGCTGGTCGTCTATGTAGTTGCGGGGCGATATTTTGTCCGTGGCCTGATGGCCGGGTCAGTAAAAGGATAA
- a CDS encoding TetR/AcrR family transcriptional regulator: MTEKRKTRDADATKLRIMQAAKKEFAKHGLGGARVDEIAERAKANKRMIYHYFGSKEKLFKAVLEAAYLDIRNAEQKLDLESMPAEQALEHLVRFTWDYYLKHPEFITLVNSENLHRARHLKKSEVIAVASRKFVAMMQSLLDRGVKEGVFRPGIDATQLNITIAAIGYYYLTNRFTGTIVFERDLMTPEALKERLAFNLDTIMRLVRADTL; the protein is encoded by the coding sequence GTGACCGAAAAGCGCAAAACACGTGATGCAGATGCGACCAAACTCCGCATCATGCAGGCTGCAAAAAAGGAATTCGCCAAGCATGGGCTGGGCGGAGCGCGCGTGGACGAGATTGCGGAGCGTGCGAAAGCCAACAAACGCATGATCTATCACTACTTCGGCTCCAAGGAGAAGCTGTTCAAAGCTGTACTCGAAGCGGCATACCTCGACATCAGGAACGCTGAGCAAAAGCTGGATCTCGAGAGCATGCCTGCGGAACAAGCGCTGGAACACCTCGTGCGGTTCACCTGGGATTACTACTTGAAGCACCCCGAGTTCATCACGCTGGTGAACAGCGAAAACCTGCACCGCGCGCGCCACCTCAAGAAGTCCGAAGTGATCGCCGTCGCCAGTCGCAAATTCGTTGCCATGATGCAATCCCTGTTGGATCGCGGTGTGAAGGAGGGCGTTTTCCGTCCGGGTATTGATGCCACGCAGCTTAACATCACGATTGCCGCGATTGGCTATTACTACCTGACCAACCGTTTCACCGGAACGATTGTGTTTGAACGGGATCTGATGACGCCTGAGGCACTGAAAGAGCGGTTGGCCTTTAACCTCGACACGATCATGCGGCTGGTTCGCGCTGATACCCTATAG
- a CDS encoding alpha/beta hydrolase: protein MTLSYWNKQFQFSKLLPDFQNCLDGMQTRSENIADVLSLQRHAYGRHPRQWVELSGQPTRSNVLPVFIHGGYWRALEAKRHRFVLPPLKTLNGAVANVEYRLMPEVGLKDIVEDACAALQLLKQQTGCQLFPIGHSAGGHLAVMAARLLPDDVVGAMAISGLYELEPLHWSFLRDEIGLTTDSFEGCEPQKLWAGHDASHLVLAVGGNETAEFHRQAQVFAASRGAQVMQVPGAHHMSVLDDLAQTDGVLHEVLRELDPFKADRGL from the coding sequence ATGACGCTGAGCTATTGGAACAAGCAGTTTCAGTTTTCCAAGCTGCTGCCGGACTTTCAGAACTGTCTGGACGGGATGCAAACCCGCAGCGAAAACATCGCTGACGTTCTTTCATTGCAGCGGCACGCCTATGGGAGACACCCGCGACAATGGGTCGAACTCTCGGGTCAACCGACGCGTAGTAATGTGTTACCGGTGTTCATCCACGGTGGTTATTGGCGCGCGCTTGAAGCCAAGCGGCATCGCTTTGTCTTGCCACCTCTCAAGACACTGAACGGCGCCGTGGCCAATGTCGAATACCGCCTGATGCCGGAGGTCGGCCTCAAAGATATAGTTGAGGACGCTTGCGCCGCCCTCCAACTCCTTAAGCAGCAAACAGGGTGCCAGCTGTTTCCAATTGGTCATTCAGCGGGCGGCCACCTTGCTGTGATGGCGGCGCGGCTGCTGCCGGATGACGTGGTCGGGGCGATGGCGATCAGCGGGCTATACGAGCTTGAGCCCCTGCACTGGTCGTTCCTGCGCGACGAAATCGGGCTGACCACGGACAGTTTCGAAGGGTGTGAGCCACAAAAGTTGTGGGCAGGGCACGATGCGTCGCATCTTGTTTTGGCTGTCGGCGGAAACGAAACCGCAGAATTCCACCGTCAGGCGCAGGTGTTTGCCGCATCCCGCGGGGCGCAGGTTATGCAGGTTCCCGGCGCACATCACATGAGCGTTCTGGATGATCTGGCGCAAACGGACGGAGTTTTGCACGAGGTTTTGCGCGAGCTTGACCCTTTCAAGGCTGACCGGGGCCTATAG
- a CDS encoding carbohydrate ABC transporter permease, with protein MADTSSPDMRTRLQNWLPKLVLAPSFALVLFFVYGFIVFTIYLSFSDSRLLPSYGLVGWENYSKLFRLSHWETAITNLAIFATLYIVICSVIGLLLAILLDQKIRGEGMLRPIYLYPMALSFIVTGTAWKWMLDPGIGIENTMHLWGWESFAFDWIKNRDYAIYTVVLAAVWQSSGFTMAMFLAGLRGIDNEILKAAQMDGASNWQLYRRIIIPQLRPAFLSAFVILSHLAIKSYDLVIALTGGGPGRATELPATFMYSYTFSRNQMGIGASSAVIMLMTVAAIMVPYLYAELKEKK; from the coding sequence ATGGCGGACACGTCCAGCCCGGACATGCGCACGCGTTTGCAGAACTGGTTGCCCAAACTGGTTCTTGCGCCGTCTTTTGCGTTGGTTCTGTTCTTTGTCTACGGGTTCATCGTTTTCACGATCTATCTGAGCTTTTCTGACAGTAGGTTGTTGCCATCCTATGGGCTGGTCGGCTGGGAAAACTATTCCAAACTTTTCCGGCTCAGCCACTGGGAAACCGCGATCACGAACCTCGCGATTTTTGCCACGCTATATATCGTGATCTGCTCGGTCATCGGGTTGCTGCTCGCAATCCTGCTGGATCAGAAAATCCGTGGCGAAGGGATGCTGCGCCCCATTTACCTCTATCCGATGGCGTTGTCTTTTATTGTCACGGGCACGGCGTGGAAATGGATGCTGGACCCCGGAATCGGCATCGAGAACACGATGCATCTGTGGGGCTGGGAAAGTTTTGCCTTTGACTGGATCAAGAACCGGGACTACGCGATTTACACGGTTGTTTTGGCGGCGGTCTGGCAAAGCTCCGGCTTTACCATGGCGATGTTTCTGGCGGGGCTGCGCGGCATCGACAATGAAATCCTCAAGGCGGCGCAGATGGATGGCGCCTCCAATTGGCAGCTATACCGGCGTATCATCATTCCGCAATTGCGCCCGGCGTTCTTGTCGGCCTTTGTCATCCTGAGCCATCTGGCGATCAAATCTTACGACCTCGTGATTGCCCTGACCGGCGGTGGGCCGGGTCGCGCCACCGAACTGCCTGCCACGTTCATGTATTCCTATACCTTCAGCCGCAACCAGATGGGCATCGGCGCATCCTCAGCCGTGATCATGCTGATGACGGTCGCGGCGATCATGGTGCCCTATCTCTATGCCGAACTGAAGGAGAAGAAGTAA
- a CDS encoding multiheme c-type cytochrome produces MFRFTLCVLILAVLSTGASAQGVPDQTPAYVGSMECRDCHTDAAKAWEGSHHAKAWTAPTAENILADFNDTEFRHDGTLTRFRVEDGRHHITVTEKDGVTTDYTVHSVAGIEPLQQYLLETEPGRIQSFDVVWDTVKQEWFHLYPDQDLPPDDGLHWTGPYKNWNARCAECHATGFEKNYSPVTRSYSSMPVEIGVGCEACHGPGSAHIEWAAGKSLEEPLTGLSEYRLTIDYNAGTETVLQQCASCHSRREAHFDGNPVPGIPFDDAYALALLRPGAYHADGQILDEVYVYGSFLQSKMYQQGVSCSNCHEAHSAELKAEGNGVCTQCHSPAGNPSFTTLDPKNYDDPSHHFHEVGTEGAQCKSCHMIERVYMGVDGRRDHSFRIPRPDISLETESPNACTDCHSDQSSAWVAAAIEEWYPDSENRGLHYGQVLAAGRANAVAARGPLTNLAGDATQPGIARATALWLLEQSGDETLGAELSPMLNDPDPLVRAAAASAHGLLPPTERATQLAPALDDPRRMVRIEAGKTLLDVPRSALTPSASEKLGAALREWQAGLLNRADFPETHIILAGTALTMRNFEGAERAFREVVLMDPQREEAWVMLVRIADAVRGPQVAEQVLDEALQAVPGSDTLNGMRSESLLPPQ; encoded by the coding sequence ATGTTTCGATTTACGCTCTGTGTTTTGATATTGGCGGTGCTTTCTACAGGGGCCAGCGCGCAAGGGGTGCCGGATCAGACACCCGCCTATGTCGGATCGATGGAATGTCGCGATTGCCATACCGACGCGGCAAAGGCCTGGGAGGGATCGCATCATGCCAAGGCATGGACGGCACCCACGGCTGAAAACATCCTGGCCGATTTCAACGATACCGAATTCCGTCATGACGGGACCCTGACCCGGTTCCGTGTCGAGGATGGCAGGCACCACATCACAGTGACGGAAAAAGACGGCGTGACCACGGATTATACCGTCCATTCCGTCGCGGGGATCGAACCCTTGCAGCAATATCTGTTGGAAACAGAGCCGGGCCGCATCCAGAGTTTCGATGTGGTCTGGGACACGGTCAAACAGGAATGGTTTCACCTTTACCCCGATCAGGACCTGCCGCCGGATGACGGGTTACACTGGACCGGGCCCTACAAAAACTGGAATGCGCGCTGTGCAGAGTGCCACGCGACCGGCTTTGAAAAGAACTATTCGCCGGTGACGCGCAGCTATTCATCAATGCCGGTCGAGATCGGTGTGGGATGCGAGGCATGTCACGGACCCGGCAGTGCCCACATCGAGTGGGCCGCAGGCAAGAGCCTCGAAGAACCTCTGACCGGGCTAAGCGAATATCGCCTGACCATTGATTACAATGCGGGAACGGAAACCGTCTTGCAGCAATGCGCCAGTTGCCATTCCCGTCGCGAGGCGCATTTCGATGGCAACCCCGTGCCCGGCATCCCGTTTGATGATGCCTATGCCCTAGCGCTGCTGCGCCCCGGAGCCTACCACGCAGATGGCCAGATCTTGGATGAGGTCTATGTCTACGGCTCCTTTCTGCAATCAAAGATGTATCAACAGGGTGTAAGCTGCTCAAACTGTCACGAGGCGCATTCGGCTGAACTCAAAGCGGAAGGGAACGGCGTCTGCACGCAGTGCCATTCGCCAGCGGGAAACCCTAGTTTCACGACGCTTGATCCCAAGAACTACGATGACCCCTCGCATCACTTTCACGAGGTGGGAACCGAAGGTGCTCAGTGTAAAAGCTGCCACATGATCGAGCGTGTTTACATGGGTGTGGATGGGCGGCGCGATCACAGTTTCCGCATACCGCGTCCGGATATATCGCTTGAGACCGAAAGCCCGAATGCCTGCACGGATTGTCACAGTGATCAGTCCTCCGCCTGGGTGGCGGCCGCGATCGAGGAATGGTATCCCGACAGTGAAAATCGCGGTTTGCACTACGGGCAGGTGCTGGCCGCAGGGCGCGCCAATGCGGTTGCGGCGCGTGGTCCCCTGACCAATCTGGCTGGTGACGCCACGCAGCCGGGCATCGCGCGCGCCACCGCACTCTGGTTGCTGGAACAATCGGGCGACGAAACACTTGGGGCGGAACTTTCCCCCATGCTGAATGATCCAGACCCGCTTGTCCGCGCCGCAGCGGCCAGCGCCCATGGGCTTTTGCCACCCACCGAACGCGCCACTCAGCTGGCACCTGCGCTGGATGATCCACGCCGGATGGTTCGGATCGAAGCGGGAAAAACGCTGCTGGATGTACCGCGATCTGCCCTGACGCCAAGCGCGTCTGAGAAGCTCGGCGCGGCGTTGCGGGAATGGCAGGCAGGCCTGCTGAACCGCGCGGATTTCCCGGAGACGCATATCATTCTGGCAGGCACCGCGTTGACGATGCGTAATTTCGAAGGTGCCGAACGCGCCTTTCGCGAGGTCGTCCTCATGGACCCGCAACGCGAAGAGGCTTGGGTGATGCTCGTGCGGATCGCTGATGCTGTGCGCGGCCCGCAAGTCGCCGAACAGGTGTTGGATGAAGCGTTACAAGCTGTGCCGGGCAGTGACACGCTGAATGGCATGCGATCGGAGTCGCTCTTGCCACCACAATAG